The following proteins come from a genomic window of Malus domestica chromosome 02, GDT2T_hap1:
- the LOC103407278 gene encoding serine acetyltransferase 5-like — MPAGEPLHESSEAEGEVQVWAQIKTEVKRDAESEPALASYLYSTILSHSSLERSLSFHLGNKLCSSTLLSTLLYDLFLDAFSSDSSLRAATVADLFAARERDPACVSFSHCLLNYKGFLACQAQRVAHKLWSQSRKPLALALQSRIADVFSVDIHPAARIGKGVLFDHATGVVVGETAVIGNNVSILHHVTLGGTGKVGGDRHPKIGDGVLIGAGATILGNVKIGEGAKIGAGSVVLIDVPPWTTAVGNPARLVGGKERPSKHEDVPGESMDHTSFISEWSDYII, encoded by the exons ATGCCAGCAGGCGAGCCTTTGCACGAGTCATCAGAAGCCGAGGGCGAGGTGCAGGTGTGGGCCCAGATAAAAACTGAGGTAAAACGTGACGCTGAGTCTGAGCCAGCACTCGCAAGCTATTTGTACTCGACAATACTCTCGCATTCATCATTGGAGCGCTCACTGTCGTTTCACTTGGGGAATAAGCTGTGCTCGTCCACTCTCCTCTCGACGCTCCTCTATGATCTATTCCTCGATGCCTTTTCCTCTGATTCCTCTCTACGCGCTGCCACGGTCGCTGATCTATTCGCTGCACGTGAACGTGATCCTGCTTGCGTCTCGTTCTCTCACTGTTTACTCAATTACAAGGGCTTCCTGGCCTGTCAG GCTCAGCGAGTGGCGCATAAGTTGTGGAGTCAGTCACGTAAACCACTAGCACTGGCACTCCAGTCACGAATCGCGGATGTGTTTTCCGTGGACATTCACCCAGCTGCAAGGATCGGTAAAGGTGTTCTGTTCGACCACGCGACGGGCGTTGTGGTTGGGGAGACGGCAGTTATAGGAAACAATGTGTCAATATTGCACCACGTGACACTAGGTGGGACGGGAAAGGTGGGTGGAGACAGGCACCCAAAGATTGGTGATGGTGTACTGATTGGTGCAGGTGCAACAATTCTGGGAAACGTGAAGATCGGTGAGGGTGCAAAGATTGGGGCGGGGTCAGTGGTGCTTATCGATGTGCCACCATGGACAACCGCGGTGGGGAATCCGGCAAGGTTGGTCGGAGGGAAGGAGCGGCCCTCTAAACATGAGGATGTGCCAGGGGAGTCTATGGACCATACCTCCTTTATATCTGAGTGGTCTGATTACATAATTTGA